In one window of Rhinopithecus roxellana isolate Shanxi Qingling chromosome 15, ASM756505v1, whole genome shotgun sequence DNA:
- the LOC104681937 gene encoding vitamin D 25-hydroxylase isoform X3 encodes MCIFSLDLGGISTVVLNGYDVVKECLVHQSEIFADRPCLPLFMKMTKMGGLLNSRYGRGWVDHRRLAVNSFRYFGYGQKSFESKILEETKFFTDAIETYKGRPFDFKQLITNAVSNITNLIIFGERFTYEDTDFQHMIELFSENVELAASASVFLYNAFPWIGVLPFGKHQQLFRNASVVYDFLSRLIEKASVNRKPQLPQHFVDAYLDEMDQGKNDPSSTFSKENLIFSVGELIIAGTETTTNVLRWAILFMALYPNIQGQVQKEIDLIMGPNGKPSWDDKFKMPYTEAVLHEVLRFCNIVPLGIFHATSEDAVVRGYSIPKGTTVITNLYSVHFDEKYWRDPEVFHPERFLDSSGYFAKKEALVPFSLGRRHCLGEQLARMEMFLFFTALLQRFHLHFPHELVPDLKPRLGMTLQPQPYLICAERR; translated from the exons ATGTGT ATCTTCAGTTTAGATCTTGGAGGCATATCAACTGTGGTTCTAAATGGCTATGATGTAGTAAAGGAATGCCTTGTTCATCAAAGTGAAATTTTTGCAGACAGACCATGCCTTCCTTTATTCATGAAGATGACAAAAATGGGAG gcctaCTCAATTCCAGATATGGCCGAGGATGGGTCGATCACAGACGATTAGCTGTAAACAGCTTTCGATATTTTGGATATGGCCAAAAGTCTTTTGAATCTAAAATCTTGGAAGAAACCAAATTTTTCACTGATGCTATTGAAACTTACAAAGGTAGACCTTTTGACTTTAAACAATTAATAACGAATGCTGTTTCAAACATAACCAATCTGATCATTTTTGGAGAACGATTCACTTATGAAGACACCGATTTTCAGCACATGATTGAGTTATTTAGTGAAAATGTGGAACTAGCTGCCAGTGCCTCAGTCTTCTTGTATAATGCTTTTCCATGGATTGGCGTCCTGCCTTTTGGAAAACATCAACAGCTGTTTAGAAATGCATCTGTGGTCTATGATTTTCTCTCCAGACTCATTGAAAAAGCTTCAGTCAACAGAAAGCCTCAGCTACCTCAGCATTTTGTTGATGCTTATTTAGATGAGATGGATCAAGGTAAAAATGACCCATCATCTACTTTCTCCAAAGAAAACCTAATTTTCTCAGTGGGTGAACTCATCATTGCTGGAACTGAAACTACAACCAATGTGCTACGGTGGGCGATTCTTTTCATGGCCCTTTATCCTAATATTCAAG GACAAGTTCAGAAAGAGATTGATTTAATTATGGGCCCCAATGGGAAGCCTTCTTGGGACGACAAATTCAAAATGCCTTATACTGAGGCAGTTTTGCATGAAGTTTTAAGATTCTGTAATATAGTTCCATTAGGGATTTTCCATGCAACCTCTGAAGATGCAGTTGTACGTGGTTATTCCATTCCTAAAGGCACAACAGTAATTACAAATCTTTATTCTGTACACTTTGATGAAAAGTACTGGAGAGACCCAGAAGTGTTCCATCCTGAGCGATTTCTGGACAGCAGTGGATATTTTGCCAAGAAGGAAGCTTTGGTTCCTTTTTCCCTAG GGAGAAGACATTGTCTTGGAGAACAGTTAGCTCGGATGGAGATGTTCTTGTTTTTCACAGCATTGCTTCAGAGGTTTCATTTGCACTTTCCACATGAACTAGTTCCAGATCTGAAGCCCAGGTTAGGCATGACATTGCAGCCCCAACCCTACCTCATCTGTGCTGAAAGACGCTGA
- the LOC104681937 gene encoding vitamin D 25-hydroxylase isoform X2 — protein MKSHSFAWLIEGGHSEHCQIFSLDLGGISTVVLNGYDVVKECLVHQSEIFADRPCLPLFMKMTKMGGLLNSRYGRGWVDHRRLAVNSFRYFGYGQKSFESKILEETKFFTDAIETYKGRPFDFKQLITNAVSNITNLIIFGERFTYEDTDFQHMIELFSENVELAASASVFLYNAFPWIGVLPFGKHQQLFRNASVVYDFLSRLIEKASVNRKPQLPQHFVDAYLDEMDQGKNDPSSTFSKENLIFSVGELIIAGTETTTNVLRWAILFMALYPNIQGQVQKEIDLIMGPNGKPSWDDKFKMPYTEAVLHEVLRFCNIVPLGIFHATSEDAVVRGYSIPKGTTVITNLYSVHFDEKYWRDPEVFHPERFLDSSGYFAKKEALVPFSLGRRHCLGEQLARMEMFLFFTALLQRFHLHFPHELVPDLKPRLGMTLQPQPYLICAERR, from the exons ATGAAATcacacagttttgcatggcttaTAGAAGGAGGGCACTCTGAACATTGTCAG ATCTTCAGTTTAGATCTTGGAGGCATATCAACTGTGGTTCTAAATGGCTATGATGTAGTAAAGGAATGCCTTGTTCATCAAAGTGAAATTTTTGCAGACAGACCATGCCTTCCTTTATTCATGAAGATGACAAAAATGGGAG gcctaCTCAATTCCAGATATGGCCGAGGATGGGTCGATCACAGACGATTAGCTGTAAACAGCTTTCGATATTTTGGATATGGCCAAAAGTCTTTTGAATCTAAAATCTTGGAAGAAACCAAATTTTTCACTGATGCTATTGAAACTTACAAAGGTAGACCTTTTGACTTTAAACAATTAATAACGAATGCTGTTTCAAACATAACCAATCTGATCATTTTTGGAGAACGATTCACTTATGAAGACACCGATTTTCAGCACATGATTGAGTTATTTAGTGAAAATGTGGAACTAGCTGCCAGTGCCTCAGTCTTCTTGTATAATGCTTTTCCATGGATTGGCGTCCTGCCTTTTGGAAAACATCAACAGCTGTTTAGAAATGCATCTGTGGTCTATGATTTTCTCTCCAGACTCATTGAAAAAGCTTCAGTCAACAGAAAGCCTCAGCTACCTCAGCATTTTGTTGATGCTTATTTAGATGAGATGGATCAAGGTAAAAATGACCCATCATCTACTTTCTCCAAAGAAAACCTAATTTTCTCAGTGGGTGAACTCATCATTGCTGGAACTGAAACTACAACCAATGTGCTACGGTGGGCGATTCTTTTCATGGCCCTTTATCCTAATATTCAAG GACAAGTTCAGAAAGAGATTGATTTAATTATGGGCCCCAATGGGAAGCCTTCTTGGGACGACAAATTCAAAATGCCTTATACTGAGGCAGTTTTGCATGAAGTTTTAAGATTCTGTAATATAGTTCCATTAGGGATTTTCCATGCAACCTCTGAAGATGCAGTTGTACGTGGTTATTCCATTCCTAAAGGCACAACAGTAATTACAAATCTTTATTCTGTACACTTTGATGAAAAGTACTGGAGAGACCCAGAAGTGTTCCATCCTGAGCGATTTCTGGACAGCAGTGGATATTTTGCCAAGAAGGAAGCTTTGGTTCCTTTTTCCCTAG GGAGAAGACATTGTCTTGGAGAACAGTTAGCTCGGATGGAGATGTTCTTGTTTTTCACAGCATTGCTTCAGAGGTTTCATTTGCACTTTCCACATGAACTAGTTCCAGATCTGAAGCCCAGGTTAGGCATGACATTGCAGCCCCAACCCTACCTCATCTGTGCTGAAAGACGCTGA